In one Arachis duranensis cultivar V14167 chromosome 9, aradu.V14167.gnm2.J7QH, whole genome shotgun sequence genomic region, the following are encoded:
- the LOC107465168 gene encoding uncharacterized protein LOC107465168: MSLVTEEIKAKSEVYRGDELCQEKTQLVLKEVGLPNGLLPLKDMEECGYEKESGFVWLKQKKSSTHKFEKIGKLVSYAPEVTAFVEVGKIKKLTGVKTKELLLWLTLTDIYVDNPPTGKITFQISSGLSRSFPTSAFEVEVKVKEEKEEKGSEVKEGAAAAAAATAVQVKEV; this comes from the coding sequence atgtCTCTAGTGACCGAAGAGATCAAGGCCAAATCAGAGGTGTACCGAGGAGATGAATTGTGCCAAGAGAAAACACAGCTTGTCCTGAAGGAAGTAGGGTTACCCAATGGGTTACTTCCATTGAAGGACATGGAGGAGTGTGGGTACGAAAAGGAGAGTGGGTTCGTGTGGCTGAAGCAGAAAAAGAGCTCAACACACAAGTTCGAGAAGATTGGGAAGCTTGTGAGTTATGCCCCTGAGGTCACTGCGTTTGTTGAGGTTGGGAAGAtcaagaagctcactggtgttAAGACCAAGGAGCTTCTTCTTTGGCTCACACTCACTGATATCTATGTCGATAACCCGCCCACCGGAAAGATCACTTTTCAGATCTCGTCAGGGCTATCCCGGTCATTTCCGACTTCCGCCTTCGAAGTCGAAGTGAAAGttaaggaggagaaggaggagaagggGAGTGAAGTTAAAGAAGGAGCTGCCGCTGCTGCTGCTGCAACTGCTGTTCAAGTCAAAGAGGTTTGA